A DNA window from Candidatus Saccharimonadales bacterium contains the following coding sequences:
- a CDS encoding Mur ligase family protein — MRQLKSLDEAMETLLAYSPLHMKGSYNLERTEQILQLIGNPQEQFKSVHIAGTSGKTSTAYFIRGMLQAKGQRTGLTVSPHITAINERVQIDGTPLESEKFLVYLNDFLDIIDQSELHPTYFELLIAFAYWVFAKEKVDYAVIETGLGGLLDSTNTIRREDKVCVISDIGLDHTEILGNTTTKIAVQKAGIIQAKNHVIVQNQDKEILDVIKEAAKKKKATLETVKFTMTPSALPEFQRRNFSLALAAFHYVRKRDDLEELSYTELDEVAHETPPGRFEVYAWNDKTIILDGAHNPQKMEMLYQTFSLKYSEPAAVLANIVEAPDTKIFSTLAILQPLASYLIIPSFYAGQDLKSRHSVESGKTEELARKLDYPGVEQQPDIGKAVQALLERPEKILLITGSLYLVSLARPYIQKLL, encoded by the coding sequence GACAACTAAAATCTTTAGACGAAGCCATGGAAACGCTTCTTGCGTATTCACCTTTGCATATGAAGGGATCGTACAACCTGGAGCGTACCGAACAAATCCTCCAGCTTATAGGCAATCCGCAGGAACAATTCAAATCCGTTCACATTGCCGGAACATCAGGCAAAACGTCCACGGCATATTTCATTCGTGGAATGTTGCAGGCAAAAGGGCAGCGTACCGGTCTGACCGTATCGCCACACATTACGGCGATTAACGAGCGGGTTCAAATTGACGGCACGCCGCTTGAAAGCGAAAAATTCCTCGTCTATTTAAATGATTTTCTCGATATTATTGACCAGAGCGAACTTCACCCAACCTATTTTGAACTCCTTATTGCATTTGCGTACTGGGTGTTCGCAAAAGAGAAGGTGGATTATGCGGTTATCGAAACTGGCCTTGGCGGGCTTTTAGATTCGACTAATACGATACGCAGGGAAGACAAGGTTTGCGTGATTAGCGATATAGGCCTTGACCACACGGAAATCCTGGGCAATACGACTACTAAGATCGCGGTCCAAAAAGCGGGTATTATCCAAGCAAAAAATCACGTCATCGTTCAAAATCAAGATAAAGAGATCCTAGACGTTATCAAAGAGGCAGCCAAGAAGAAAAAGGCGACTCTGGAAACTGTAAAATTCACGATGACGCCATCAGCACTGCCCGAATTTCAAAGGCGGAATTTTTCATTAGCGCTTGCAGCTTTTCATTACGTACGAAAACGCGATGACCTTGAAGAATTAAGTTATACGGAACTTGATGAAGTAGCCCACGAAACACCTCCAGGCCGCTTTGAAGTCTACGCGTGGAATGACAAAACAATTATTCTGGATGGCGCTCATAACCCCCAAAAAATGGAGATGCTTTACCAAACGTTCAGCCTAAAATATTCCGAACCAGCAGCAGTCCTTGCAAACATTGTCGAAGCACCCGACACCAAGATTTTTTCAACGCTTGCCATCCTCCAACCCTTAGCTTCATACCTTATCATCCCATCATTTTATGCAGGCCAGGACCTGAAAAGCCGCCATTCGGTCGAGTCGGGCAAGACCGAAGAACTTGCGCGTAAACTGGATTATCCGGGCGTCGAGCAGCAGCCAGATATTGGAAAAGCCGTCCAAGCACTACTTGAACGGCCGGAAAAGATTTTGCTGATTACCGGATCACTCTATCTCGTCAGCCTGGCTAGACCTTATATACAAAAACTACTCTAG